Proteins from a genomic interval of Rhizoctonia solani chromosome 12, complete sequence:
- a CDS encoding Retrotransposable element Tf2 protein, with the protein MATRSRSTARPQSPLDQGELGPSLPATADESGSLEPEVFGEISLSRAISLLLGLQNQVIRLERELKEIKEVNKEARDWMGAVDQTLTRIEANGPQPHTPEDRKPPAIEATPRPLSKADPLPAPSAPLIAWANPTKPPITFAQPTPVRAPPRVQTPAPSLPIRLRSPVAPPPAAPVAAYQAPVKVDHPDAYTGKIGNESRQWLTRMMAWVRLNQRMFPTDQEVLSFLLMNMKDAAGAWAHPHLDQLGSHRAIIQTVEDFRREFLAAFGNPDATRAAERQITYLTQTGTCAEYITKFRTIAMDLDWNNAALCGQFARGLHWEVSRLIATQEQRPTTLLELQNAALVIDNALCKERASHPPKGSKSGTSSTPNRGASTGQQATRPGRLSSDPNFVSEEERNRRRAEGLCIKCGKAGHKFAECRTGWKATPKEEGVKKEAAKIGKESGPESGKD; encoded by the coding sequence atggcaacccgttcccggagcaccgctcgtccccaatcccctctcgatcaaggagagctgggaccctctcttccggcaaccgcCGATGAGTCAGGGAGCCTTGAACCAGAGGTTTTTGGGGAAATATCCCTCAGCCGTgcaatctccctcctcctgggattgcaaaaccaagtcatccggcttgagcgggaactcaaggaaatcaaggaagtcaacaaggaagcccgagactggatgggagcagtcgACCAAACCCTCACTCGCATCGAGGCTAATGGGCCCcaaccccacacaccagaagaccggaaaccacCGGCAATCGaagccacgcccaggcccctatcAAAAGCcgaccctcttccagcgcctagtgcgcccctcatcGCCTGGGCTAACCCCACCAAGCCTCCCAtcacctttgcccaaccaaccCCTGTCCGGGCCCCCCCACGAGTCCAAACTCCCGCTCCATCTTTGCCTATCAGGCTCCGTTCCCCCGTTGCCCCTCCACCAGCGGCTCCAGTAGCCGCATACCAAGCCCCCGTCAAGGTAGatcaccctgacgcctatacggGGAAAATCGGGAATGAGTCACgacaatggctcacaagaaTGATGGCATGGGTCCGCCTTAACCAGCGCATGTTCCCAACGGACCAAGAGGTACTCTCATTCctcctaatgaacatgaaggacgcAGCAGGAGCATGGGCGCACCCTCACCtcgaccaactagggtcccacagggccatcatccaaacggtgGAGGACTTCAGGAGGGAATTCCTGGCTGCGTTTGGGAACCcagacgccacaagggccgcggagcggcaaatcacctacctcactcagacaggcacctgtgctgagtacattacaaagtttaggaccatcgccatggacctagactggaacaacgccgccctttgtgggcaattcgcacgtggcctccactgggaggtcagccgcctcattgccacCCAAGAGCAGCGCCCCACTACCCTCCTggagctgcaaaacgcagccctggtcattgacaacgccctctgcaaggagcgtgccagccacccgcctaagggtagtaagtctggaacttcctccacccccaataggggggcgagtaccggccaacaggccacaagaccagggcgcctctccagtgaccccaactttgtctccgaggaggagcgaaaccgccgcagggctgaaggcctctgcatcaaatgcggtaagGCGGGCCataaatttgcggaatgccgcactggctggaaagccacacccaaggaggaaggtgtcaagaaggaagccgccaaaattggcaaagagtctggacccgaatcgggaaaagactaa
- a CDS encoding pectate lyase — MFFSTLALTSVALMAQLVSAAPSRTSASYNRSGFVTRDADAPRFIKREATCTFPTPPKTTSLTAAMIIKGTFDGGNVRFDRGEGACKGQIEGGDKDAVFLLEEGATLQNVVIGANQVEGVHCLGSCTLNNVWFEDVCEDAITIKQSSGTSTITGGGAKGAEDKVVQHNGGGSVTIDSFCVQNFGKLYRSCGNCSTQHARSVTISNVVATDGKLLVGINSNLGDVATVNTATVKVTNVKSVCDTFEGNNNGDEPTKLTSNTANARFV, encoded by the exons ATGTTCTTCTCTACTCTTGCCCTTACCTCCGTTGCTCTCATGGCGCAACTGGTGTCTGCTGCTCCTTCGCGCACCTCCGCATCTTACAATAGGAGCGGTTTTGTCACTCGCGATGCAGATGCCCCGCGGTTTATCAAACGTGAGGCCACTTGCACGTTCCCGACTCCACCAAAGACGACCTCGCTCACAGCGGCAATGATCATCAAGGGAACATTTGATG GCGGGAATGTACGCTTCGATCGCGGCGAGGGGGCCTGCAAGGGTCAAATAGAAGGAGGAGACAAAGATGCCGTGTTTCTCCTTGAGGAAGGGGCTACTCTTCA AAATGTCGTGATCGGGGCCAACCAGGTCGAGGGTGTTCACTGCCTTGGCTCTTGCACGCTGAATAATGTGTGGTTTGAAGATGTATGCGAGGATGCGATTACAATCAAACAGTCTTCCGGTACATCGACGATCACCGGCGGTGGAGCCAAAGGCGCCGAAGATAAGGTGGTCCAACACAACGGTGGAG GTTCCGTAACGATCGACTCTTTTTGCGTCCAGAACTTTGGAAAACTCTATCGATCGTGCGGTAACTGCTCTACTCAGCATGCTCGTAGCGTGACCATCTCCAATGTCGTTGCAACCGATGGCAAGCTCCTAGTTGGTATCAACTCGAACCTTGGCGACGTTGCGACTGTCAATACTGCCACCGTCAAGGTGACAAATGTCAAGAGCGTCTGTGATACTTTCGAGGGCAACAACAATGGTGACGAGCCTACGAAACTAACCAGCAATACTGCCAACGCTAGGTTCGTTTAA
- a CDS encoding Retrovirus-related Pol polyprotein from transposon TNT 1-94 → MLLESNAPKFLWSKAIAYACYLKNCVPTQVHRTFWKTPYKAFWGIKPNVNTLRPWGSKCYVLNQGGDLSKLDPKTTTAIFVGISDVQGKSWWYYKSGSNRILHSQNVTFPSHAQIEEVDNGKPKPGELVAPPAEGEMTQANSAAQQPIENTRTGGAHVDSEEIKIKKLEHMGIKTKPLSNKSTSNKPTQLVQQSLNQPVVPKPTTVCNNPVMRTGNVSTGAQTHSRNPNPTHISLQQERGGVRIKLPDNVATDLPNAASMHSNSSNVDLDAYTFSTNTSSILSAPTIPSKLAYLLATLPATKLDTSLSNLLNNQFSYLNLSKLTSTKLDNTLATPGDVEHKWAYAAKLSAPNNHPTVAEALAGPDAEEWQKAMAKEVSTFKKMDTYNLTNLPPGHKAIGNAWVFTLKRNANGTPARYKGQLVAQGFSQQPGIDFDETFAPVVRLDSI, encoded by the exons ATGCTGCTTGAGTCAAACGCCCCAAAGTTCCTTTGGAGCAAGGCCATAGCATACGCGTGCTACCTAAAGAATTGCGTGCCTACGCAAGTGCACAGAACATTCTGGAAAACGCCCTACAAAGCCTTCTGGGGCATTAAACCCAATGTTAATACGCTCCGTCCTTGGGGAAGTAAGTGCTACGTACTAAATCAAGGTGGAGACTTGTCTAAGCTTGACCCTAAGACAACGACTGCAATATTTGTGGGCATATCAGACGTCCAAGGAAAGAGCTGGTGGTACTACAAGTCAGGATCAAACCGCATATTGCACTCGCAAAATGTCACCTTTCCAAGTCATGCACAAATTGAAGAAGTTGATAACGGCAAACCCAAACCAGGAGAATTGGTTGCTCCGCCcgctgagggggagatgacgcAAGCTAACAGCGCTGCGCAACAACCAATAGAAAATACTAGAACAGGGGGAGCGCATGTAGATAGTGAAGAAATAAAAATTAAAAAATTAGAACATATGGGTATAAAAACCAAACCGCTGAgcaacaaatcaacatcCAACAAACCAACTCAACTTGTTCAGCAATCACTCAATCAACCTGTTGTTCCCAAACCTACCACTGTTTGCAACAATCCTGTTATGCGCACTG GTAACGTCTCAAccggagcccaaacccacAGTAGGAATCCTAACCCTACTCACATCTCACTCCAACAAGAACGTGGCGGAGTCAGGATTAAACTCCCCGACAATGTTGCAACAG ACCTCCCCAATGCCGCAAGCATGCACTCCAACAGCTCCAATGTTGATCTTGATGCATATACCTTCTCCACCAACACCTCCTCCATACTCTCCGCCCCTACCATCCCGTCCAAGCTTGCCTACCTGCTGGCAACCCTGCCAGCAACCAAACTGGACACGTCCTTATCCAACTTGCTCAACAATCAATTCAGCTACCTCAACCTATCCAAATTGACTTCAACCAAATTGGATAACACCCTGGCAACGCCCGGGGATGTGGAACACAAATGGGCCTATGCCGCCAAGCTATCCGCGCCCAACAACCACCCAACCGTTGCGGAAGCGCTTGCTGGACCGGACGCAGAGGAATGGCAAAAAGCCATGGCAAAGGAGGTTAGTacattcaagaaaatggatACATACAATCTCACCAATCTACCACCCGGCCACAAGGCAATTGGAAACGCATGGGTATTCACACTCAAGCGTAACGCCAATGGCACACCAGCCCGCTACAAGGGACAACTAGTAGCCCAAGGCTTTAGCCAACAACCTGGtattgactttgatgagaCGTTTGCACCTGTAGTACGTCTTGACTCAATATGA
- a CDS encoding Retrotransposable element Tf2 protein, with amino-acid sequence MLDGSSPQAGKIWKKAHLTFLFDGKQMTETFLICNTGSHAAILGLKWLDAHNPEINWNAQTLSFPHTPPEHVAIAKEEEADQNPLEGVPPKYHQYAKVFGEEEFNKLPPHRHYDIAIELTEEGPLNSPLYSMTDAKSSTLKDWLRDKLKAGKIRPSKSSISSPVMFVPKKDGSRWLVVDYRRLNSRTKKNVYPLPRPDDLMAQLRGAKIFTKLDLRWGYNNVRVKEGDEWKTAFRTKYGLYESLVMTFGLTNAPASFQHFMNELFKDLLDVCVIIYLDDILIYSKDDATHTQHVHEVLRRLMANQLFCKASKCTFHVTLVEYLGIIVSDKGFSLDKLKIRAVQEWPTPTKVKEVQSFLGFANFLRRFVANFSHIARPLHNLVKKDTPWKWDTREQEAFQGLKDAITSAPVLCHADPTKPYFLETDASSAALGSILSQRQEDGRLHPLGFLSESFKGAELNYDTHDKELLAIICSFEYWRIFLEGTLHPVTVFTNHRNLEYWKESRTFNRRHARWHLLLAGYNFHIVYRPGKQSGKPDALSRRSDHADIPPEPQTMLPDPVFANVGLVIPEKELQRQIKASLDQDESLEEILQFLQNKSKAPPSIKRAFKDYQMEAGLLFYQGRIVVPDTGTLRTDLLRIFHDSPLAGHPGRQRTLELVSRNYYWPGIRADTYWHIDSCKTCQQIRKPKYASIPPQPLELPSRPWQHISYNMIVDLPKDGAYDLILVIVDSFTKYVVLVECSKKLKAPELADLFLRHVWKKYGMPEKTISDRGRVFNNKFLKALYKQLGIDPHFSSAYHPQSDGQMEQVNPTVEHFLRAYSGINQRDWVRWLPMAEFAYNNAVHSSTGKSPFKALHGWEPSLTPSNVPTNVPEADDVASQMESQWREIEAALRQSKTRMTAGETGEPISFEVGEEAWLDAKNVKLKTLSPKLTEQRLGPFKITKKISDRAYRLELPPSMRIHNVFYVGLLSKVKKDDKRAFENRPPPVTVDGEEEYKVEGIVDMENRNGKWFFRVKWKGYGSEENTWEPRENLKNAKKILKKFEKEMKEKALGAAKALKGGAVLRLGHPPVVTADGEEEYTVERILDSKKVGRQVKYLVKWKGYGPEDNTWEPKAHLANAPEKLAKFHREHPEAAGP; translated from the exons atgctcgatgggtcgagcccccaggctggaaagatttggaagaaggctcacctaaccttcctatttgatggtaaacaaatgaccgagaccttccttatatgCAACACcgggtctcacgccgccatcttgggactgaaatggttggacgcaCACAACCCAGAAATCAATTGGAACGCGcaaaccctctccttcccccatacaccaccagaacacgtggccattgccaaggaagaggaagctgatcagaatccccttgaaggagtacccccaaAATATCACCagtacgccaaggtatttggggaggaagaattcaacaagcttcccccacatCGGCATTACGACATTGCCATTGAACTAACGGAAGAAGGGCCCCTCAATTCCCCGTtatatagcatgactgatgccaaatcctccacactcaaggattggctcagggacaaactcaaggcggggaagatccgccccagcaagtcatcaatcagttcccctgtcatgtttgtacccaaaaaggatggttcccgttgGCTTGTGgttgactaccgccgcctcaatagtcggacaaagaagaatgtGTACCCGTTACCtcgtccagatgacctcatggcccagctccgtggtgctaagatcttcaccaagctagacctgagatggggttacaacaatgtccgtgtTAAGGAGggcgacgaatggaaaaccgcgttCCGCACTAAGTATGGCCTGTACGAGTctcttgtcatgacctttggtttaaccaacgcccctgcctcattccaacacttcatgaacgaattATTCAAGGatctattggatgtatgcgtcatcatttatcttgatgacatcctaatttattcaaaggatgacgcaacccaCACCCAGCACGTTCATGAAGTATTACGGCGGTTAATGGcaaaccaattgttctgcaaggcgtcAAAATGCACGTTCCATGTTACATTGGTGGAATACTTGGGAATTATCGTGTCAGACAAAGGTTTTAGTCTGGACAAACTCAAGATTCGGGCAGTTCAGGAATGGCCCACGCCtaccaaggtcaaggaagtgCAGtccttcctagggtttgccaacttcctccgccGCTTTGTGGCCAATTTCAGCCATATAGCCAGACCGTTGCATAATTTGGTGAAAAAGGACacgccttggaaatgggataccaGAGAACAGGAAGCTTTTCAGGGACTCAAGGATGCTATCACGAGCGCCCCCGTACTCTGCCATGCCGACCCCACCAAGCCTTACTTCTTAGAAACGGATGCCTCCAGCGCAGCACTAGGTTCCATATTAagccaacgccaagaagaCGGCCGCCTACACCCCCTAGGgttcctgtcagaatcattcaaaggcgCGGAACTGAATTACGAtacacatgacaaggaattactgGCAATCATCTgctcctttgaatactggcgtatcttcttagAGGGAACCTTACACCCCGTCACTGTGTTCACCAATCACCGCAACTtagaatattggaaggagtcccgcACGTTCAACCGCCgccatgccagatggcaTCTACTGCTAGCTGGATATAACTTCCATATTGTATACCGCCCAGGTAAACAATCTGGCAAGCCGGATGCCCTATCACGCCGATCAGATCACGCGGACATCCCACCTGAACCACAAACCATGCTACCGGATCCTGTATTCGCTAATGTTGGCCTAGTTATTCCTGAAAAAGAGCTGCAACGCCAAATCAAAGCATCCTTGGATCAGGacgaatccctggaggaaatactccAATTCCTACAGAACAAGTCAAAAGCCCcgccctccatcaaacgagCCTTCAAGGATTACCAAATGGAGGCGGGCCTACTCTTCTATCAGGGAAGGATTGTGGTACCAGATACCGGGACTTTACGGACAGACTTACTCCGCATATTCCACGACAGCCCTCTGGCCGGGCACCCGGGTAGACAACGAACATTGGAACTGGTCTCTAGgaactactattggcccgGAATCCGCGCAGATACTTACTGGCACATAGAttcctgcaaaacctgccaacAAATCCGCAAACCAAAGTATGCTTCCATTCCCCCGCAACCGTTAGAACTGCCGTCTCGCCCCTGGCAACACAtatcctacaacatgattgttgACCTACCCAAGGACGGAGCCTACGACTTGAtactggtcattgtggacagtttcaccaaatacgtagtactggtggaatgttccaagaagttAAAAGCTCCCGAATTGGCAGATCTTTTCCTACGACATGTCTGGAAGAAATACGGAATGCCGGAGAAAACAATATCCGATcgaggaagggtcttcaataacaaattcctcaaGGCATTGTACAAACAattaggaatagacccccacttctcctcagcctaccacccgcAGAGCGATGGACAAATGGAACAGGTAAACCCCACGGTTGAGCACTTCCTAAGGGCTTATTCAGGGATCAACCAGAGGGATTGGGTCagatggttaccaatggcagaatttgcgtacaacaacgcagtacacAGTAGTACCGGCAAATCCCCATTCAAAGCGCTacatggatgggaaccctcACTTACTCCAAGCAACGTCCCTACCAATGTCCCCGAAGCGGATGACGTAGCCTCCCAGATGGAATcccaatggcgggaaatagaagcagcactccggcaatcaaaaacACGCATGACAGccggagaaacaggagaaccaaTCAGTTTTGAAGTAGGAgaagaggcctggctagacgccaagaacgtAAAACTAAaaaccctgagtcccaagttaacggaacaacggctaggccccttcaaaataACCAAAAAGATCTCCGACCGTGcttaccgcctagaactcccgcCATCTATGAGAATCCATAAcgtcttctacgtgggaCTACTGTCAAAGGTGAAAAAGGACGATAAACGCGCATTTGAAAACCGGCCGCCCCCGGTCACTGTGGacggggaggaagaatacaaagtggaAGGAATCGTGGACATGGAAAATAGGAACGGAaagtggttttttagggttaaatggaaaggctacggatcagaggaaaatacctgggaaccaagggaaaacctcaaaaacgccaaaaaaatcctgaaaaaatttgaaaaggaaatgaaggaaaaggcccttggcgccgccaaggcccttaaagggggggcagtgtt acgtctaggacatcccccagttgtcacagctgatggagaagaggaatatactgttgaaaggatcctagactccaagaaagtgggtcgacaagtcaaatacttggttaaatggaaagggtatggaccagaggataacacatgggagcccaaggcccacttagccaatgcccctgaaaaattggctaagtttcaccgtgaacatccagaggcagctggaccttaa
- a CDS encoding polyadenylate-binding protein, cytoplasmic and nuclear yields the protein MTDCDSSRNNILLAQYPPARITAASRPTQDPVFYYKYNIIVLSVGGNLFRIPASFLAPDPGIQDYELKSYMKSAFDLSTNSSSNAGFNDKDPIVLPPNISVETVRDLLTVSSGGMRLIISNLVCKAYDCPDESKDLSDHTIIAICADLYTEKDLLVNTPDMFGFIFSVVLSLGHRSRVWTRLTREQRRVLYAGNSTLVQLCDHTDLGINWLLEPSEILEIFKDCPNCRNPSNINKWWSDTFGRCQGLNSPIPSEDIRYIVRLPEYRYSISWASKSQPWLPCGSKCIHTLRTYIDEHMEALYCALAKKYRYLEE from the exons ATGACCGATTGTGACAGCTCTAGAAACAATATTCTGCTTGCACAGTACCCACCAGCTCGAATAACGGCTGCCTCTAGGCCTACGCAAGACCCTGTGTTCTACTATAAATACAACATCATCGTTCTCTCGGTAGGGGGTAATTTGTTCCGA ATTCCAGCATCGTTTCTTGCCCCAGACCCAGGCATCCAAGATTATGAACTCAAATCTTACATGAAGAGCGCATTCGATTTATCTACCAATTCTAGCAGTAATGCAGGATTCAATGATAAAGATCCGATAGTTCTCCCTCCCAATATTTCAGTTGAAACAGTTCGCGACCTTTTGACAGTTTCATCAGGTGG AATGCGATTAATTATAAGTAACTTGGTCTGCAAGGCTTATGATTGTCCGGACGAATCAAAAGACTTGTCCGACCATACTATCATTGCCATATGTGCCGACCTTTACACGGAAAAAGATCTTCTAGTCAACACTCCTGATATGTTCGGCTTCATATTTTCTGTTGTCCTTTCGTTGGGCCACCGTTCTCGCGTATGGACTCGTCTTACTCGAGAGCAACGTAGAGTGTTATACGCAGGCAACAGTACCCTCGTTCAACTATGCGATCACACCGATTTAGGAATCAACTGGTTGCTAGAGCCGTCAGAGATACTCGAGATATTCAAAGACTGTCCCAATTGTCGCAATCCTTCAAACATCAATAAATGGTGGAGCGATACGTTTGGCAGATGCCAAGGGCTAAACTCTCCAATTCCTTCGGAAGATATTCGTTATATCGTACGCCTACCTGAATACAGGTATTCAATCTCCTGGGCATCCAAGTCCCAACCATGGCTGCCCTGTGGTAGCAAGTGTATTCACACTTTAAGAACTTATATTGACGAGCATATGGAAGCCTTGTATTGTGCTTTGGCGAAGAAGTATAGGTATCTGGAGGAGTAA
- a CDS encoding ankyrin repeats, giving the protein MVSALWNACAAEVQDLESVQQQLKEPGVDLEIKDHTGTTALIQAVRNGHKDIIKALLAAGADINNASDQGKPETYTTDPEILALLQAKPAVAQPTYEGYPQSGDPNIPYDPALMQHYYYPPPPGHEGHYPPYPYAMMPPPDGQPPMPPFPPHGDANTPGGVHNLPPADVARTIPCRYFPVCRYGSSCIFLHPQPSYFSGPPPPAPSHYTPMYPPHPYYMMRPGAYPHPPPPPGAATIDPSSSPVAGTQSFPPPGPISYPPPPNGAPPFSPGTNGAPFPPPVNGTPFSNGAPYPPPTNGAPYPPPAANGAPFSPASSGTPYTPATNGTPSPFGPPPFSPGSATPYSATTPYTPGPPVSYPYPRPYAEAPKETPVNGAVNGTAEETQTTPAANGVNGTGNHLNGGFARRNGRGGRPGGAGMGGDDCRFPHVMPEPGAQATFRYPSSNGRFNGHRSRQPTNHQDGPPPAHIPPGTKLPFAPGVEYQNAGQRVPNADDFPVLKGGSGSDKPAPVAPTNGSGNGLTAAQVLQAPAPAKKGKADSEVVGDLADALSKVHVNGLPAPAFEAPSTTPEITAVGA; this is encoded by the exons ATGGTGTCTGCTCTCTGGAATGCATGTGCGGCCGAGGTCCAGGACCTAGAGAGTGTGCAACAGCAACTCAAGGAGCCGGGAGTCGACCTGGAGATCAAGG ACCACACCGGCACGACAGCACTCATCCAGGCAGTCAGGAACGGCCACAAGGACATTATTAAGGCATTGCTTGCTGCAG GCGCCGATATCAATAACGCCTCTGACCAAGGAAAGCCAGAGACGTACACCACAGACCCAGAGATATTGGCTCTTTTGCAAGCAAAGCCAGCTGTGGCCCAGCCGACTTATGAAGGGTACCCGCAATCCGGTGACCCAAACATCCCTTACGACCCCGCACTTATGCAACACTATTACTATCCGCCCCCTCCGGGCCACGAAGGGCATTACCCCCCGTACCCGTATGCCATGATGCCTCCTCCCGATGGCCAACCGCCCATGCCGCCATTCCCCCCACACGGCGACGCAAATACACCTGGCGGAGTCCACAATCTCCCGCCCGCAGACGTCGCTCGCACAATCCCCTGCAG GTACTTCCCGGTCTGTCGCTATGGATCATCGTGTATATTCCTTCACCCCCAACCTTCGTATTTTTCGggacctcctccaccggcCCCCTCTCACTACACGCCAATGTATCCTCCTCACCCATACTACATGATGCGCCCAGGGGCTTACCCACACCCGCCTCCGCCCCCAGGCGCGGCCACAATCGATCCGTCTTCTAGCCCAGTCGCCGGAACGCAGTCGTTCCCACCGCCGGGCCCTATTTCGTACCCTCCACCACCAAATGGAGCACCTCCGTTCTCCCCTGGTACCAACGGGGCGCCGTTCCCTCCTCCTGTAAACGGAACTCCGTTCTCTAATGGGGCTCCTTATCCTCCTCCCACTAATGGAGCCCCATATCCACCCCCTGCTGCGAATGGGGCACCATTCAGTCCCGCAAGCAGCGGTACTCCTTACACTCCGGCTACAAACGGCACTCCCTCTCCCTTCGGACCCCCGCCGTTCTCTCCTGGAAGCGCGACTCCTTACAGCGCCACCACACCATACACCCCCGGTCCTCCGGTCTCATATCCCTATCCTCGCCCATACGCCGAGGCTCCTAAGGAAACTCCTGTAAACGGTGCTGTCAATGGAACGGCCGAAGAAACTCAGACGACCCCAGCTGCCAATGGTGTCAATGGTACCGGAAACCACCTTAACGGTGGATTCGCCCGTCGAAATGGACGCGGAGGCAGAC CGGGAGGTGCCGGAATGGGTGG GGACGATTGTCGTTTCCCCCACGTCATGCCTGAACCGGGGGCTCAAGCCACATTCCGCTACCCCTCCAGCAACGGGAGATTCAATGGCCACCGTTCTCGCCAGCCGACGAATCACCAGGATGGCCCGCCGCCTGCGCACATTCCTCCCGGCACGAAGCTTCCCTTTGCACCTGGTGTGGAGTATCAAAATGCAGGCCAGCGTGTGCCTAACGCAGACGATTTCCCTGTGCTAAAAGGAGGTTCGGGTTCAGACAAGCCCGCTCCAGTGGCTCCCACGAATGGAAGCGGAAACGGCTTGACGGCTGCTCAAGTTTTGCAGGCCCCCGCACCCGCAAAGAAAGGCAAGGCAGATTCGGAGGTTGTCGGAGACTTGGCGGATGCATTGAGCAAG GTCCATGTCAATGGTCTTCCTGCGCCAGCTTTTGAAGCTCCCTCGACGACCCCAGAGATCACAGCGGTTGGCGCTTGA